A genome region from Vallitalea okinawensis includes the following:
- a CDS encoding type Z 30S ribosomal protein S14, producing the protein MAKKSMKIKQQREPKFSTRAYNRCRICGRPHGYLRKYGICRICFRELAYKGQIPGVKKASW; encoded by the coding sequence GTGGCTAAAAAATCGATGAAAATCAAACAACAGCGCGAACCTAAGTTCTCTACAAGAGCTTATAACCGTTGTCGTATATGTGGTCGTCCACATGGATATTTAAGAAAATATGGTATATGCAGAATTTGCTTCCGCGAATTAGCTTATAAAGGTCAAATACCAGGCGTTAAAAAAGCAAGTTGGTAA